From a region of the Zingiber officinale cultivar Zhangliang chromosome 10B, Zo_v1.1, whole genome shotgun sequence genome:
- the LOC122029751 gene encoding cytochrome P450 CYP72A219-like: MELWFAVCSGLAALLVAVWAVRILNWAFWKPRRLDRALRSQGLKGSSYRPISGDLKEMVRLTEEARAKPMPFSHAIFPRVSPFFERAAEAHGKENKVTFHWMGPNPRAVIADPDQIREVLTNKTGEIGKPKINYLLKYFIRGVLSQEGEKWAKHRKILNPAFHIEKLKRMLPAFSACCDELVSRWDEMAAKGEEIDVSVEFQSFTGDVISRSAFGINFEEGRKIFQLQSEQTVFIDGSLPFAHIPGFRFLPTRINTRMKAIDKEVRGILLSIIKKREESIKSGTAKNDDLLGLLLESNLQHLREHGNAGLTTDEVVEECKLFYFAGQETTSLLLTWTMVVLSMHQDWQERAREEVLQAFGKEKPTFDGLSHLKTVTMILYEVLRLYPPIMGQRRQVFKSTKIGNVVYPPGVLLYLSALQVHHDPDLWGKDVDEFKPERFAEGMYKASEKNAFFPFGGGHRVCIGQNFALLEAKLALCLILQHFSFDLSPSYTHAPNVVLTLKPQHGAPIRLRRL; encoded by the exons ATGGAGCTGTGGTTCGCCGTGTGCAGCGGCTTGGCAGCGCTGCTGGTGGCGGTCTGGGCAGTCAGGATACTGAACTGGGCCTTCTGGAAGCCGCGCCGACTTGATCGCGCGCTCCGGTCGCAGGGGCTCAAGGGCTCCTCTTACCGCCCCATCAGCGGCGACCTCAAGGAGATGGTGCGGCTTACCGAGGAGGCCCGCGCCAAGCCCATGCCCTTCTCCCACGCCATCTTCCCTCGCGTTTCTCCCTTCTTCGAACGCGCCGCTGAAGCACACG gaAAGGAGAACAAGGTAACTTTCCATTGGATGGGACCTAATCCGAGAGCGGTCATCGCGGATCCTGATCAAATCAGAGAAGTTCTGACCAACAAGACCGGCGAGATCGGGAAGCCAAAGATCAATTATCTGTTGAAGTACTTTATTAGAGGCGTGCTGAGTCAGGAAGGTGAGAAATGGGCCAAGCATAGGAAGATTTTGAACCCCGCTTTCCATATAGAGAAGCTCAAG CGCATGCTGCCTGCTTTCTCTGCTTGTTGTGATGAGCTGGTCAGCCGATGGGATGAGATGGCGGCGAAAGGTGAAGAGATAGATGTTTCCGTCGAATTCCAGAGCTTCACCGGCGATGTCATTTCCCGGAGTGCTTTCGGTATCAATTTTGAAGAAGGAAGGAAAATTTTCCAGCTTCAGAGTGAGCAAACTGTGTTCATCGACGGCAGTCTTCCTTTTGCACATATACCGGGTTTCAG GTTTTTGCCCACCCGAATTAACACTCGAATGAAAGCAATCGACAAAGAGGTGAGAGGGATTCTATTGAGCATAATCAAGAAGAGGGAGGAGAGTATTAAATCGGGCACCGCAAAGAACGATGACCTTCTCGGCTTATTGCTGGAATCCAATCTGCAACACCTCCGAGAACATGGGAACGCCGGGTTGACGACGGACGAGGTGGTGGAAGAATGCAAGCTGTTCTACTTCGCAGGACAAGAGACGACGTCCCTTTTGCTAACGTGGACGATGGTTGTGCTGAGCATGCATCAAGATTGGCAAGAACGGGCTCGCGAAGAGGTTCTGCAAGCCTTTGGGAAAGAGAAACCCACTTTCGATGGCTTGAGCCACTTGAAGACC GTGACGATGATTCTGTACGAGGTTCTGCGACTCTACCCGCCTATAATGGGCCAGCGGCGGCAGGTCTTCAAGAGCACAAAAATTGGGAACGTAGTGTACCCTCCAGGCGTCCTGCTCTACCTGTCCGCCCTTCAGGTTCACCATGATCCAGACTTGTGGGGCAAAGACGTCGACGAGTTCAAGCCGGAGAGATTTGCTGAGGGCATGTACAAGGCGTCGGAGAAGAATGCCTTCTTCCCCTTCGGGGGCGGCCACCGGGTCTGCATAGGCCAGAACTTCGCGTTGCTGGAAGCCAAATTGGCACTATGCTTGATCCTTCAACACTTCTCCTTCGACCTCTCGCCGTCCTACACTCATGCTCCCAATGTAGTTCTCACTCTCAAGCCTCAACATGGTGCTCCCATCAGACTGCGTAGGCTTTGA
- the LOC122029816 gene encoding cytochrome P450 CYP72A219-like encodes MELWFAVCSGLAALLVAVWAVRILNWAFWKPRRLDRALRSQGLKGFSYRPISGDLKEMVRLTEEARAKPMPFSHAIFPRVSPFFERAAEAHGKENKVTFHWMGPNPRAVITDPDQIREVLANKTGEIGKPKINYLLKYFIRGVLSQEGEKWAKHRKILNPAFHIEKLKRMLPAFSACCDELVSRWDGMAAKGEEIDVSVEFQSFTGDVISRSAFGINFEEGRKIFQLQSEQTVLFDGSLPFAHIPGFRFLPTRINTRMKAIDKEVRGILLSIIKKREESIKLGTAKNDDLLGLLLESNLQHLREHGNAGLTTDEVVEECNLFYFAGQETTSLLLTWTMVVLSMHQDWQERAREEVLQAFGKEKPTFDGLNHLKTVTMILYEVLRLYPPVMGQRRQVFKSTKIGNVVYPPGVLLYLSALQVHHDPDLWGKDVDEFKPERFAEGMYKASEKNAFFPFGGGHRVCIGQNFALLEAKLALCLILQHFSFDLSPSYTHAPNVVLTLKPQHGAPIRLRRL; translated from the exons ATGGAGCTGTGGTTCGCCGTGTGCAGCGGCCTGGCAGCGCTGCTGGTGGCGGTCTGGGCAGTCAGGATACTGAACTGGGCGTTCTGGAAGCCGCGCCGACTTGATCGCGCGCTCCGGTCGCAGGGGCTCAAGGGCTTCTCTTACCGCCCCATCAGCGGCGACCTCAAGGAGATGGTGCGGCTTACCGAGGAGGCCCGCGCCAAGCCCATGCCCTTCTCCCACGCCATCTTCCCTCGCGTTTCTCCCTTCTTCGAACGCGCCGCTGAAGCACACG gaAAGGAGAACAAGGTAACTTTCCATTGGATGGGACCTAATCCGAGAGCGGTCATCACGGATCCTGATCAAATCAGAGAAGTTCTGGCCAACAAGACCGGCGAGATCGGAAAGCCAAAGATCAATTATCTGTTGAAGTACTTTATTAGAGGCGTGCTGAGTCAGGAAGGTGAGAAATGGGCCAAGCATAGGAAGATATTGAACCCCGCTTTCCATATAGAGAAGCTCAAG CGCATGCTGCCTGCTTTCTCTGCTTGTTGTGATGAGCTGGTCAGCCGATGGGATGGGATGGCGGCGAAAGGTGAAGAGATAGATGTTTCCGTCGAATTCCAGAGCTTCACCGGCGATGTCATTTCCCGGAGTGCTTTCGGTATCAATTTTGAAGAAGGAAGGAAAATTTTCCAGCTTCAGAGTGAGCAAACTGTGTTGTTCGACGGTAGTCTTCCTTTTGCACATATACCGGGCTTCAG GTTTTTGCCCACCCGAATTAACACTAGAATGAAAGCAATCGACAAAGAGGTGAGAGGGATTCTATTGAGCATAATCAAGAAGAGGGAGGAGAGTATTAAATTGGGCACCGCAAAGAACGATGACCTTCTCGGCTTATTGCTGGAATCCAATCTGCAACACCTCCGAGAACATGGGAACGCCGGGTTGACGACGGACGAGGTGGTGGAAGAATGCAATCTGTTCTACTTCGCAGGACAAGAGACGACGTCCCTTTTGCTAACGTGGACGATGGTTGTGCTGAGCATGCATCAAGATTGGCAAGAACGGGCTCGCGAAGAGGTTCTGCAAGCCTTTGGGAAAGAGAAACCTACTTTCGATGGCTTGAACCACTTGAAGACC GTGACGATGATTCTGTACGAGGTTCTGCGACTCTACCCGCCTGTAATGGGCCAGCGGCGGCAGGTCTTCAAGAGCACAAAAATTGGGAACGTAGTGTACCCTCCAGGCGTCCTGCTCTACCTGTCCGCCCTTCAGGTTCACCATGATCCAGACTTGTGGGGCAAAGACGTCGACGAGTTCAAGCCGGAGAGATTTGCTGAGGGCATGTACAAGGCGTCGGAGAAGAATGCCTTCTTCCCCTTCGGGGGCGGCCACCGGGTCTGCATAGGCCAGAACTTCGCGTTGCTGGAAGCCAAATTGGCACTATGCTTGATCCTTCAACACTTCTCCTTCGACCTCTCGCCGTCCTACACTCATGCTCCCAATGTAGTTCTCACTCTCAAGCCTCAACATGGTGCTCCCATCAGACTGCGTAGGCTTTGA